CCGGCGGCCGTAGGCGAACGCGGCGACGGCCGCGGCCGTATAACTTCCCACTCCGGGAAGCGCCAGCAGCTCGGCGTAGGTGTCCGGGACCTTTCCGCCGTGGTCCTGGATGATGGCGCCTGCGGCCGCATGCAGCCGCAGGGCGCGGCGGGGATAGCCCAGCCTTCCCCACGAACGGACTGCCTCCCCGGCAGGTTCACCTGCCAGTCCTGCAGGGGTGGGCCAGCGCCTGAGCCATTCGTGCCAGACGGGCAGGACCCGGACCACGGGCGTCTGCTGGAGCATGATTTCACTGACCAGCACGCCCCAGGGGGAGCAGGAGGCTTCACGCCAGGGCAGGTCCCGGGCGGTTTCGGCGAACCAGCCATTGATCCTGGTGTGCAGCTGCTGGAGCTCCGCGCCATTGGCCGGCAGGGCTGCGGGCGCGGCTGGGGAAGGAGTCTTAGTGTCGATCCCAACACTGTAATGGATGTGTTCCGGGAGGCTGAAAACAGGATGTGACCAGAGCGATGACTGCCCGGCGGCGTGGTGGCAGGGCAGATCCGGAGTGCTTCTCTAGCCTAGGAGGATGGGCAGGCAAGGGGATTCACCAGCACGCGGCAAAGCATCGTCATCCGGCTCCAGCAGCGTCCGGAAGCCCAGCCCTGCCGTCTACCGCCGGCGCCGGCTGTTCGCAGGTGGCGCCCTGCTGATGGTCATCGCGCTGGTGGTGAGCGGGTTCGCCCTGGCCGGCGCGTTTTCCGGGTCCGAACAGGCCTCCTCTACGGATCCGGCAAGCAGCCCTGCTCCCTCCCAGCCTCCGACGGCCACGCCCGAGCCGTCTGCTCCCTCGGCCACGCCCACCCCTTCCGCGACACCCGGCTGCAACCAGAACCTGGTGACCGTCTCCGCGTCCACGGACAAAGCTGCGTACGGTCCGGAGGAAAACCCGTTGCTCACCCTGAAGGTGACCAACGGCGGCACCATGCCGTGCGAGGTCAACATCGGAACCTCCCAGATGGAATTCCTGGTCACCAGTGGCCCGGACCGCATCTTCTCGTCCCGGGATTGCCAGGCCACCAGCGAGGACCTGGTGAAGGTCATCGCTCCCGGAGCAAGCGAGACGGCCAACTTTCCGTGGTCGCGGAACCGGACCGTGGAGGGCTGCCAGGCCGTTGAGTCCAAGCCAGGCGGCGGCGGGGCGTACTACATTTTCACTGCAAAGCTCGGCTCGAAGGCCAGTCCCAAGGCTGTCTTCCAGCTGAACTGAGGCTTTTGCCTGGAATTCCAGGCCTTAGAGGAATCGGTCCAGCAGGCTTGCTTCCGCCATGCGGCTGAGGCCTTCGCGGACGGTCCGGGCGCGCTGATCGCCGATGCCGTCCACCGTCATCAGGTCGTCGATGGTGGCGGCCATCAGGAACTGCAGCCCGCCGAAGTGGTCAACAAGGCGGTCTGCGACGGCCTTGGGCACTGCCTTCAGGCCGGACAGCAGGCGGTAACCGCGTGGCTGGACGACGGCGTCGAGGTTGGCTTCACCGCCCGCGAACCCTACGATTCCCGAGATCTTTCCGAGGTCGATCAGCTCGGTGGGTCCGAGGTTCATCAGCTCGCTGACGGCCTTGTCGATGTCCTCGGCGGACGCGTTCGGGCTGGCGTAGTCACGGATGATCACGTCGCTGCCGGGACCGCGGCCCACGGTCAGTTCGTCGAGCTGCAGCGAGAGCAGGCGGCCGTCCTCGCCAAGTTCCAGCACGTACTGGGAAATTTCCTCCGAAATGCGCCGGACCATTTCCTGCCGCTGCAGGGTGACCGCGACGTCGCGGACCGTCACCATCGCCTCGATTTCGAGGGCGGAGAGCGAGCTGGTGACCTGGTCCAGCCGGGAGCGGTAGCGCTCCAGGGTCGCCAGCGCCTGGTTGGCGCGGGCAAGGACCTTTTCCGATCCTTCCAGCACGTGGCGCAGGCCGTTCACGTAAAGGGCGATGATCTGCATGGACTGGCTGACCGAGATGACCGGAACGCCGGTCTGGATGGCCACGCGCTCTGCGGTGCGGTGCCGGGTGCCGGACTCCTGGGTTTCGATGCTGGAATCCGGGACGAGTTGGACGGCGGCACGGAGGATGTTTCCGGCGTCCTTGTCGCAGATGATGGCGCCGTCCATCTTGGCGAGTTCGCGGAGGCGGGTCGGGGAGAAGTCGATGCCGATGTCGAACCCGCCGGAACAGATGGAGTCTATGGTCCGGTCCGAGCCCAGAACAATCAGCGCCCCGGTGCGTCCGCGCAGGATCCGCTCGAGTCCGTCGCGCAGGGGAGTTCCGGGTGCCACCCTGCCCAGAGTTGCCCTGAGTGATTCTTCGGGGCTCCGCGCCATAGGTGTTCCCTTCAAAGGTGCGGACCGCCGCCCGCAAGAATGCCGGCTTTACTGCTTGGCCGGCAGGACCTGAAAGTACTCAGTTTCCCGCAAGCTCAATGATAGGGGTAAGAAACTCCAACTTCCGCACGGGCAAGCCCCAAAGTGGCCCATTAGGGGGTTCCGGGGAAGGTACAGGAAGCGGGTTGAACGGCGGGTTGCCGGGTGGGCACTTTGGCCCACTTTTTCACGCTTGGCATGCCCTCGGTGCTTTGGGCCGCAGTTAGTCCTCGGCAGCGGCAAGCTGGCCGCAGGCCCCGTCGATCTCCTTGCCGCGCGTATCGCGCAGCGTGCAGGGAACCCCCGCGGCGCGGAGCCGCGCGATGAACTCCTGCTCCACCGGCTTGTCCGAGGCGGTCCAGATGGAGCCTGGGGTCGGGTTGAGTGGGATCGGATTCACGTGCACCCAGCCGCGGCCGCGCTGGTTGAGCTTCTTAGCCAGCAGGTCTGCACGCCAGGGGTGGTCGTTCATGTCCTTGATCATCGCGTACTCGATGCTGACCCTGCGGCCCGTCTTGCGGTAGTAGTCGTAGGCCGCGTCGAGCGCTTCGTCCACCTTCCAGCGGTTGTTGACCGGGATCAGTTCGTCGCGGAGCTCGTCGTCGGGAGCGTGCAGGGACAGCGCGAAGGTGACCGGCAGGTCCTCGTCCGCAAGCTTGCGGATGGCGGGGACGAGGCCGACCGTCGAGACAGTGATGTTCCGGGCAGACATGCCCAGGCCCTCGGGCGCGGGGTCCACGAAGCGGTGGAGGGCGGCCATCACGCGCTTGTAGTTGGCCAGCGGCTCGCCCATGCCCATGAAGACGATGTTGCTGACCCGCTCGTCGTCGTGCTCCTTCGGGCCCAGCTCACCGGCTGCTACCACCCGGTTCGCAGCGACAACCTGATCAACGATCTCCGCCGTGGACATGTTGCGGGTAAGCCCGGCCTGGCCGGTAGCGCAGAAGGGGCAGTTCATTCCACAGCCGGCCTGCGAGGAGATGCAGAGAGTAATGCGGCCGGGGTAGCGCATCAGCACGGACTCGACCAGCGCACCATCGAACAGCCGCCAGAGGAACTTGATGGTGTCCCCCTTGTCGCTGCGTTGGCGGCGGACCTCGGTGAGCAGCGGTGGGAACATCTGGGAAACGAGTTCCTCACGGCCGGCCTTGGGCAGGTCGCTCATGGCGTCCGGGTCCACGGTCCAGTGCTGGAAATAGTGCGTGGAGAGCTGCTTCGCCCGGAAGGCAGGAAGGCCAAGCTCCTTCACCTTTGCGCCGCGCTCGGCCAGGTTCAGGTCGGCCAGATGTGTCGGCGGCTGCTTCACCCGCGGGGACGCGAACTGGAGCAGCGGCCTGCCCTCGACGGTACGCGCCTGCTCCCAGCCCTCCGCAGTGGGGCGGACCTGCGGGCGGGTGCTCTCAGTTGCCTCTCGGCTGGCGCGAACGGGAGTATCAGTGGAAGAAGTGGGGGAAGTCATCCCCTCCATCATCCCATGCCGGGTAACCACTGATGGTGCTACTGGAAGGGCTGTGCTAAGTGTTTCCCAGCGGCGTGACGGTCCTCGTACCGCTGTCCCACAACCTGGCATGGGCGCACATGCCCTCCAGCCTCAGGTCCAGCAGGTCCACCGCCTTGCCAAGGAGGTGGTGGGGGACGCGGCGGGCGAGGGTGACGTGGGGTGTCCACGCATCCGGCAGGGTGAGGGGCAGGGCGCCGGCGGCCTCCTTGTGGACGAGGCGGTGCAGTTCCAGAAGCTGCTGCGTCAGCATGATCGACCTCGCGAGGACGTACTTTCCGGGACCCCCGGGAAAGACGAGGGCACCGGAAAACCCGATCCGGACCGGCAGCATCCGCAAAATGTCCTGGACTTCGCCGGAAAGCTGCAGGCCGGGACCAGCTGCAAGGGTGACGTGCGGACGGTTGCTGGGTCCGGTATGTCCCGCCAGGCTCGGCACCCCCGCGTCGGCGAGCGCGGCCCAATCCGACCTGATGCGCGCATCGGTAGCGTCCTCAAACGTCAACTCGATACTGCGCATGCTCCCATCATGCCGCTCGGGTTGATCAGTTTCCTTCCCTGCGGGACTTGGAACTGCCGCAGGAGTTGCCAGGCGTCATCATGCGGCCACGGTAGCGGGCACTCATTTCGCGGCTTTGAACTGCTGGTTTCGGCGGGGTTAGTCGGGCCCCGTGGAATTGCCGTGTTGCGATAAACTGGAACTTGGCTTTCCGCCAGCCCGATTCCCGGCCCCACGGCCGCAGCGCCCGGCGTGCAGTGTCCGTAAGGCGCCTGGGCAGTCCCACCCGCAGCGAAAGTAGCACCGTGTCCCAAGATGTCCTGACCCCCGCCCGGATCTCGGCGATTCACAAAGAGGCAGGCCGCCGTCGGACCTTTGCTGTCATCTCGCACCCCGACGCCGGCAAGTCCACGCTGACCGAGGCGCTTGCCCTGCACGCGAAGGTGATCGGTACCGCCGGTGCCTCCAGCGGCAAGGCCAACCGCAAGGAAACCGTCTCGGACTGGATGCAGATGGAAAAGGACCGCGGCATCTCCATCAGCTCCGCGGCGCTGCAGTTCTCCTACCGGGACACCGTCATCAACCTGCTCGACACCCCCGGCCACGCCGACTTCTCCGAAGACACCTATCGCGTGCTGGCTGCCGTTGACTGCGCCGTGATGCTGGTGGACGCCGCCAAGGGCTTGGAAACCCAGACCATGAAACTGTTCGAGGTCTGCAAGCAGCGCAACCTTCCCATCATCACCGTCATCAACAAGTGGGACCGTCCGGGCCTGGACGCGCTGGCCCTGATGGATGAAATCACCGAGCGCACGGGCCTGCAGCCCATGCCCTTGACCTGGGCCGTGGGCATCTCCGGCGATTTCCGCGGCGTGTGGGACCTCCGCAATGACCGCTTCGCCCGGTTCCAGCGCAACAATGCCGGCGCGCAGATCGCCCTCACGGAATACTTCACCCCGGAGGAAGCGGCAGAGAGCCAGGGCAGCAACTGGACGGACGCCGTGGATGAGGCAGGCCTGGTGATCGAATCGAACCTGGAGTTCGACGTCGACGCCTTCCATGCCGGCAAGGCCACCCCCATCCTGTTCAGCTCCGCCGCGCTCAACTTCGGCGTCAAGGAACTGCTGGACGCGCTGGTGGACTTCGCTCCGCCTGCAGCGCCCCGTCCGGATGTGGACGGCAACCCCCGGGCCGTCGAATCCCCGTTCTCAGGCTTCGTGTTCAAGGTCCAGGCCGGCATGAACAAGGCACACCGCGACCATGTGGCCTTCATCCGCGTCTGCTCCGGCGTCTTCGAACGCGGCATGGTGGTCACCCAGACCCGCACCGGCAAGTCCTTCGCCACCAAGTACGCCCAGCAGGTGTTCGGCCGCGAACGCGAAGTCATCGACGAGGCCTACCCGGGCGACGTCGTGGGCCTGGTCAATGCCTCCTCCCTGCGTGTCGGCGACAGCCTGTTCCTGGAAGATTCCGTGGAATACCCCGCCATCCCGTTGTTCGCCCCCGAGCACTTCCAGGTTGCGCGCTCCAAGGACCCCAGCAAGTTCAAGCAGTTCCGCCGCGGCATTGAGCAGCTGGAGCATGAGGGCGTCATCCAGGTGCTCCGCTCCG
The window above is part of the Pseudarthrobacter sp. NS4 genome. Proteins encoded here:
- the disA gene encoding DNA integrity scanning diadenylate cyclase DisA, giving the protein MARSPEESLRATLGRVAPGTPLRDGLERILRGRTGALIVLGSDRTIDSICSGGFDIGIDFSPTRLRELAKMDGAIICDKDAGNILRAAVQLVPDSSIETQESGTRHRTAERVAIQTGVPVISVSQSMQIIALYVNGLRHVLEGSEKVLARANQALATLERYRSRLDQVTSSLSALEIEAMVTVRDVAVTLQRQEMVRRISEEISQYVLELGEDGRLLSLQLDELTVGRGPGSDVIIRDYASPNASAEDIDKAVSELMNLGPTELIDLGKISGIVGFAGGEANLDAVVQPRGYRLLSGLKAVPKAVADRLVDHFGGLQFLMAATIDDLMTVDGIGDQRARTVREGLSRMAEASLLDRFL
- the rlmN gene encoding 23S rRNA (adenine(2503)-C(2))-methyltransferase RlmN codes for the protein MTSPTSSTDTPVRASREATESTRPQVRPTAEGWEQARTVEGRPLLQFASPRVKQPPTHLADLNLAERGAKVKELGLPAFRAKQLSTHYFQHWTVDPDAMSDLPKAGREELVSQMFPPLLTEVRRQRSDKGDTIKFLWRLFDGALVESVLMRYPGRITLCISSQAGCGMNCPFCATGQAGLTRNMSTAEIVDQVVAANRVVAAGELGPKEHDDERVSNIVFMGMGEPLANYKRVMAALHRFVDPAPEGLGMSARNITVSTVGLVPAIRKLADEDLPVTFALSLHAPDDELRDELIPVNNRWKVDEALDAAYDYYRKTGRRVSIEYAMIKDMNDHPWRADLLAKKLNQRGRGWVHVNPIPLNPTPGSIWTASDKPVEQEFIARLRAAGVPCTLRDTRGKEIDGACGQLAAAED
- a CDS encoding 2'-5' RNA ligase family protein: MRSIELTFEDATDARIRSDWAALADAGVPSLAGHTGPSNRPHVTLAAGPGLQLSGEVQDILRMLPVRIGFSGALVFPGGPGKYVLARSIMLTQQLLELHRLVHKEAAGALPLTLPDAWTPHVTLARRVPHHLLGKAVDLLDLRLEGMCAHARLWDSGTRTVTPLGNT
- a CDS encoding peptide chain release factor 3, with product MSQDVLTPARISAIHKEAGRRRTFAVISHPDAGKSTLTEALALHAKVIGTAGASSGKANRKETVSDWMQMEKDRGISISSAALQFSYRDTVINLLDTPGHADFSEDTYRVLAAVDCAVMLVDAAKGLETQTMKLFEVCKQRNLPIITVINKWDRPGLDALALMDEITERTGLQPMPLTWAVGISGDFRGVWDLRNDRFARFQRNNAGAQIALTEYFTPEEAAESQGSNWTDAVDEAGLVIESNLEFDVDAFHAGKATPILFSSAALNFGVKELLDALVDFAPPAAPRPDVDGNPRAVESPFSGFVFKVQAGMNKAHRDHVAFIRVCSGVFERGMVVTQTRTGKSFATKYAQQVFGREREVIDEAYPGDVVGLVNASSLRVGDSLFLEDSVEYPAIPLFAPEHFQVARSKDPSKFKQFRRGIEQLEHEGVIQVLRSDVRGDQAPVLAAVGPMQFEVVEDRMAHDFSAPMRLERLPYSLARISTADAMPALANVPGAEVLLRSDGEYLALFNDVWALRRIEKNHPDLTLMPIGTHNPAK